Genomic segment of Puniceicoccales bacterium:
TAAGCGTTTAACAGTGGTTTAATTTTATGAAAACAATTTCACAGATTTCGGAAGCAAGGATTAAAAGCTCCATGAGAGCCAGGTTTAATCCAATAAAAACATTGACCCCGGATTCATTGTCCCATATGTTGGACTCCTTTGCCATGGGCTATCTCCGCAGCGCTGCCATGACCTGGGATTCCATCGAGCGAAGAGACGATGTGATCCAAGGTGTTGCCGCAAAAAGGAAAAAATCAGTGGCCAGATTGCAATGGGAAATCATCGCACTGGACCAGTCCGAAGAGGCACTGAATCATAAGTGTGCTCTGGAATATTTTTATGATAATCTCTCAGCCACCCATGCCTGCGATGGCAATGAACGTGGCGGATTCGGCCTACTGGTGAAGCAAATGATGGACGCCATAGGTAAAAAATATGCAGTGCATGAAATAATTTATGTTCCTGAAACTAAAAGAGATAAGTTAAAGCTGACCGCTGTATTTAGGTTTGTTCCTCTATGGTTTTTTGAAAATAAAACCGGATCTCTGAGATTTCTCGAAAATGACACAGCCATCGATGGTGTTGCGTTGGAAGACGGCTCCTGGCTTATAACCGTCGGCGATGGTTTAATGGAGGCTTCTTCGATTGCCTACCTATTTAAACATCTTCCTCTGCGAGACTGGCTTGTATATTGTGAACGCAATGGAATGCCTGGGATCAAAGGCATAACCAATGCCTTGCCAGGATCACCCCAATGGGAAGCAGCCCGGGATGCGGTGGCCGATTTTGGTGCAGAATTTAATGCCCTAATGTCCGAAGGAACCTCCATCGAAACCATAGATTTAACCACCCGAGGAGAGCTACCTTACCCAGCGCTGGTCGACCGAATGGATCGAGCAATCTCTGCTCTATGGCGTGGTTCAGATTTATCAACATTATCAAGAACATCTGGGGCCGGAGCTTCGCTTCAGGCCGATGAAACTGCTTTGATTGAAGAAGACGATGCAAACATGATTTCCGAGACATTGAATGAACAGGTGGATAAATTTGTCATCAGGCATTTATTCGGCGACACTGGACCAAAGGCTTATATCAGGTTGGTTACAAAACCAAGGACTAACAGCAAGGATGAAATAGCCATCT
This window contains:
- a CDS encoding DUF935 domain-containing protein encodes the protein MKTISQISEARIKSSMRARFNPIKTLTPDSLSHMLDSFAMGYLRSAAMTWDSIERRDDVIQGVAAKRKKSVARLQWEIIALDQSEEALNHKCALEYFYDNLSATHACDGNERGGFGLLVKQMMDAIGKKYAVHEIIYVPETKRDKLKLTAVFRFVPLWFFENKTGSLRFLENDTAIDGVALEDGSWLITVGDGLMEASSIAYLFKHLPLRDWLVYCERNGMPGIKGITNALPGSPQWEAARDAVADFGAEFNALMSEGTSIETIDLTTRGELPYPALVDRMDRAISALWRGSDLSTLSRTSGAGASLQADETALIEEDDANMISETLNEQVDKFVIRHLFGDTGPKAYIRLVTKPRTNSKDEIAIYRELFDMGVPLTVEDIREKFGLTTPENSENILRKNI